One genomic region from Thermoleptolyngbya sichuanensis A183 encodes:
- a CDS encoding ATP-dependent Clp protease ATP-binding subunit, translated as MFERFTEKAIKVIMLAQEEARRLGHNFVGTEQILLGLIGEGTGVAAKVLKSMGVNLKDARIEVEKIIGRGSGFVAVEIPFTPRAKRVLELSLEEARQLGHNYIGTEHLLLGLIREGEGVAARVLENLGVDLSKVRTQVIRMLGETAEVTPGGSQGRTKTPTLDEFGSNLTQMAGEGKLDPVVGRQKEIERVIQILGRRTKNNPVLIGEPGVGKTAIAEGLAQRISSGDVPDILEEKRVVTLDIGLLVAGTKYRGEFEERLKKIMDEIRQAGNVILVIDEVHTLIGAGAAEGAIDAANILKPALARGELQCIGATTLDEYRKHIERDAALERRFQPVMVGEPSVQDTIEILRGLRDRYEQHHKLKISDAALEAAAKLSDRYISDRFLPDKAIDLIDEAGSRVRLFHSQMPPAAKELDKELRQVQKEKDDAVRNQDFERAGELRDREMELRAEIRAIVQSKQSEATGGEDSPVVTEEDIAQIVAAWTGVPVNKLTETESEKLLHMEDTLHNRLIGQDEAVKAVSRAIRRARVGLKNPNRPIASFIFSGPTGVGKTELTKALAAYFFGSEDAMIRLDMSEYMERHTVSKLIGSPPGYVGYNEGGQLTEAVRRRPYTVVLFDEIEKAHPDVFNMLLQILEDGRLTDAKGRTVDFKNTLLIMTSNIGSKVIEKGGGGLGFDLSSEDMAESQYNRIRSLVNEELKQYFRPEFLNRLDEIIVFRQLTKDEVKRIGDILLREVSGRLLEQGITLEVTEKFKDRLVEEGYNPSYGARPLRRAIMRLLEDSLAEEILSGRVKDGDVAVVDVGEDGQVKVLPGEKRELLPQSAE; from the coding sequence GTCGATGGGGGTCAACCTCAAGGACGCTCGGATTGAAGTTGAAAAGATCATCGGTCGCGGGTCGGGCTTTGTGGCGGTCGAGATTCCCTTTACCCCACGAGCCAAGCGAGTTCTAGAACTGTCGCTCGAAGAGGCTCGCCAGCTTGGACACAATTACATCGGTACAGAACACCTCCTTTTGGGGCTGATTCGCGAAGGTGAAGGTGTGGCCGCCCGGGTTCTCGAAAACCTGGGCGTTGATCTCTCTAAGGTTCGCACCCAGGTGATTCGGATGCTGGGTGAAACTGCCGAGGTCACGCCGGGCGGCAGCCAGGGACGCACCAAGACCCCCACGCTGGACGAGTTTGGCTCGAATCTGACTCAGATGGCGGGCGAAGGCAAGCTTGATCCCGTGGTCGGCCGTCAGAAAGAGATTGAGCGCGTGATTCAAATCTTGGGTCGCCGCACGAAGAACAATCCGGTGCTGATTGGAGAGCCGGGAGTCGGCAAGACGGCGATCGCCGAAGGGCTGGCCCAGCGCATCTCCAGCGGCGACGTGCCCGATATTCTCGAAGAGAAGCGTGTGGTGACTCTCGACATCGGCTTGCTGGTGGCGGGCACCAAATATCGCGGTGAGTTTGAGGAACGCCTCAAAAAGATCATGGACGAAATCCGCCAAGCGGGGAACGTCATTCTGGTGATCGACGAAGTTCACACGCTGATCGGCGCAGGCGCAGCAGAAGGGGCGATCGATGCGGCTAATATCCTGAAGCCCGCGCTGGCACGGGGTGAACTCCAGTGTATCGGCGCAACGACGCTGGATGAATACCGCAAGCACATCGAGCGCGATGCGGCTCTGGAGCGCCGCTTCCAGCCCGTGATGGTGGGTGAGCCGTCGGTGCAGGACACGATCGAGATCCTGCGGGGTCTGCGCGATCGCTACGAGCAGCACCACAAGCTGAAGATTTCTGATGCGGCACTGGAGGCTGCTGCTAAGCTGTCTGACCGCTATATCTCAGACCGCTTCCTGCCCGACAAGGCCATCGACCTGATCGACGAAGCGGGCTCCCGCGTCCGCTTGTTCCACTCGCAAATGCCCCCGGCTGCGAAGGAACTGGATAAGGAACTGCGCCAGGTTCAAAAAGAGAAAGACGATGCTGTTCGCAATCAGGACTTTGAGCGGGCAGGCGAATTACGCGATCGTGAGATGGAGCTACGCGCCGAAATTCGCGCCATCGTCCAATCCAAGCAGAGCGAGGCAACGGGCGGCGAAGATTCCCCGGTGGTGACGGAAGAAGATATTGCCCAAATCGTTGCAGCCTGGACAGGCGTTCCAGTCAATAAGCTCACGGAAACCGAATCCGAGAAGCTGCTGCACATGGAAGACACCCTACACAATCGCCTGATTGGTCAGGACGAAGCTGTGAAGGCCGTGTCTCGCGCCATTCGTCGCGCCCGCGTGGGCTTGAAGAACCCCAACCGTCCGATCGCCAGCTTTATCTTCTCTGGCCCTACGGGGGTCGGCAAGACGGAGCTAACCAAGGCTCTGGCGGCCTACTTCTTCGGTTCCGAAGATGCGATGATTCGCCTCGACATGTCGGAATACATGGAGCGGCACACCGTTTCCAAGCTAATCGGGTCGCCTCCCGGCTACGTCGGCTACAACGAAGGGGGCCAGCTTACCGAAGCGGTTCGTCGTCGCCCCTACACCGTGGTGCTGTTCGACGAAATCGAAAAAGCCCACCCCGATGTGTTCAACATGCTGCTGCAAATCCTGGAGGACGGTCGCCTGACCGATGCCAAGGGTCGCACGGTGGATTTCAAGAACACCCTGCTGATCATGACCTCCAATATCGGTTCCAAGGTGATCGAGAAGGGCGGCGGCGGTCTGGGCTTTGACCTGTCTTCGGAAGACATGGCTGAGTCCCAATATAACCGCATCCGTTCTCTGGTAAATGAGGAACTGAAGCAATACTTCCGCCCTGAATTCCTCAACCGTCTGGATGAGATTATTGTCTTCCGTCAGTTGACGAAGGACGAGGTGAAGCGGATTGGTGACATTCTCCTGCGGGAAGTATCGGGTCGCTTGCTGGAGCAGGGCATTACCCTCGAAGTCACCGAGAAGTTCAAAGATCGCCTAGTGGAAGAGGGCTATAACCCCAGCTACGGCGCTCGTCCCCTGCGCCGCGCCATCATGCGCCTGTTGGAAGACTCCCTGGCAGAGGAAATCCTCTCAGGGCGAGTCAAGGATGGTGATGTGGCCGTTGTGGATGTAGGCGAAGACGGACAGGTAAAGGTGCTTCCGGGTGAAAAGCGGGAGTTGCTGCCTCAGTCTGCGGAGTAG